A single Chryseobacterium sp. DNA region contains:
- a CDS encoding thermonuclease family protein, which yields MKRLILGCLFFPLLIFSQTSGRVIKISDGDTITVLLKGNQQKKLRLAEVDCPEKGQPFGKNAKQFTSDQVFGKTITFIETDTDRYGRSIAKVYYDNGRYLSKELIKAGLGWWYFSYSKDASLGKLQENAQRGKVGLWQDVHAVAPWDFRKMKRELRNKKDEVAKNEVKVKGAA from the coding sequence ATGAAACGATTGATATTGGGATGCTTGTTTTTCCCACTGCTTATTTTCTCCCAAACCAGTGGAAGAGTCATTAAAATTTCAGATGGAGATACCATCACAGTACTCCTGAAAGGGAACCAGCAAAAAAAACTGAGACTGGCTGAGGTAGACTGTCCGGAAAAAGGACAGCCGTTTGGAAAAAACGCCAAGCAGTTTACTTCAGATCAGGTATTTGGGAAAACCATTACCTTTATTGAAACGGATACAGACCGTTACGGCAGATCTATTGCCAAAGTGTATTATGACAATGGCAGATATCTTTCAAAAGAGCTGATAAAGGCAGGATTGGGATGGTGGTATTTCTCTTATTCCAAGGATGCTTCGTTAGGAAAACTGCAGGAAAATGCCCAGCGCGGAAAAGTTGGACTTTGGCAGGATGTACATGCTGTTGCTCCCTGGGATTTCAGGAAAATGAAAAGAGAGCTTAGAAACAAAAAAGATGAGGTGGCTAAAAACGAGGTGAAGGTAAAAGGAGCGGCCTAG
- the gwsS gene encoding grasp-with-spasm system SPASM domain peptide maturase, whose product MFLKLFDSVKITKGAKNSIIFDTNTGFLKLIPNAFFDLLSNEKQNYAVLKKQLDPSSLEALEEYLSFIIDNNLGFIISSKKELQSFQSKSHFNEIPSHVDYLILDINNSRILNNNLIKQVCNLKIKYLQIRFLELGSNEIIEIISKLEQFNDFNINEISIIAEYSIELLSFIKENSYKISNKFLSIVLHSSNEQDFQMLDHVNITVIKNKIKIPLSCGFIDLKNVNLNRFFYLEAQCHNSCLYKKIGIDKEGNIKNCPSMSQSFGNIKETTLENTLNHSEFKKYWNLTKDSIEVCKDCEFRYICTDCRAYTEQTHISKEGLDISKPLKCGYNPYTGEWEEWSTNPLKQKAIEHYRM is encoded by the coding sequence ATGTTTTTAAAATTATTTGATTCCGTTAAGATTACCAAAGGGGCTAAAAACTCTATCATTTTTGATACAAATACTGGCTTTTTAAAACTCATTCCAAATGCTTTCTTTGACTTACTATCAAATGAAAAGCAAAATTATGCTGTATTAAAAAAGCAGTTAGACCCTAGTAGTTTAGAGGCTTTAGAAGAATATCTGAGTTTTATAATTGACAATAATCTGGGATTTATAATAAGTTCTAAAAAAGAATTGCAGAGTTTTCAAAGCAAATCTCATTTTAATGAAATACCTTCTCATGTTGATTATTTAATTTTAGATATTAATAATTCAAGAATTTTAAATAACAATCTAATAAAACAGGTTTGTAATTTAAAAATTAAATATTTGCAAATAAGATTTTTAGAGTTAGGATCAAACGAAATAATAGAAATAATTTCTAAACTAGAACAGTTTAATGATTTCAACATCAATGAAATTTCTATTATTGCAGAATATAGTATTGAGCTACTTTCATTCATTAAAGAAAATAGTTATAAAATCTCAAATAAATTTCTTAGCATTGTATTACATTCATCTAATGAACAAGATTTTCAGATGTTAGACCATGTTAATATAACTGTTATTAAAAATAAAATTAAGATCCCTTTAAGCTGTGGTTTTATTGATTTGAAAAATGTTAATCTTAATCGCTTTTTTTATTTGGAGGCTCAGTGTCATAACTCTTGTCTTTATAAAAAAATAGGAATTGATAAAGAAGGCAACATTAAAAACTGCCCTTCTATGTCTCAAAGTTTTGGAAATATAAAGGAGACAACATTGGAAAATACTCTCAATCATTCTGAATTTAAGAAATATTGGAACTTAACCAAAGATAGTATTGAAGTTTGCAAAGATTGTGAATTTCGATATATCTGCACAGATTGTAGAGCATACACAGAACAAACCCATATCAGCAAAGAAGGATTAGATATTTCCAAGCCTTTAAAATGTGGCTACAATCCATATACTGGTGAATGGGAAGAGTGGAGTACAAATCCACTAAAACAAAAAGCAATTGAGCATTATCGGATGTAG
- a CDS encoding transglutaminase domain-containing protein produces MKKLFTSATFNDQIINFIPLRVFIVSFFLFFTFTLSAQPRSDVDYLAILKRASVYSKENNNSLPKFTYQSPSNPDLVDLRKRFKLDSIAGFGNEASRLINLLHWVHNTVKHDGQNESGIKDINAYTIVTAAKQRNTGVSCGELATTLNDCYLAMGWKSRKVYCFPKDSLGIDHDSHVINAVYLSSKKKWVWMDPTNDAYVMDERGELLSIEEVRERLITGKSLIVNPDANWNRKTSTEKSYYLDTYMAKNLYRFYCPLSSEYNYETWGQNRRVTYVYLFPLDYNKKVPLKTDDYYNTGLKTVFNTYNLFNAKQFWQAPY; encoded by the coding sequence ATGAAAAAATTATTTACGTCCGCAACTTTTAATGATCAAATAATAAATTTTATCCCCTTAAGAGTTTTTATAGTTTCGTTCTTTCTTTTTTTCACTTTCACATTATCAGCCCAGCCCAGATCGGACGTCGATTACTTAGCCATTTTGAAACGGGCATCAGTTTACAGCAAAGAAAACAACAATAGTTTACCTAAATTTACTTACCAGTCACCTTCCAATCCAGACTTAGTTGACCTTCGCAAACGGTTTAAACTGGATTCCATAGCAGGTTTTGGAAACGAGGCTTCCCGGCTTATTAATTTACTTCATTGGGTGCATAATACAGTTAAACACGATGGCCAAAACGAAAGCGGCATTAAAGATATTAATGCATACACAATCGTTACAGCAGCAAAACAAAGAAATACAGGTGTTTCCTGTGGTGAATTGGCAACCACGCTAAATGACTGCTATCTGGCAATGGGCTGGAAGTCCAGAAAGGTCTACTGCTTTCCCAAAGACAGTTTAGGAATTGACCATGATTCACACGTTATCAATGCAGTTTATCTTTCTTCAAAAAAGAAGTGGGTGTGGATGGATCCAACCAATGATGCCTACGTAATGGATGAACGTGGTGAACTTTTAAGTATAGAAGAGGTGCGAGAGCGGCTTATTACAGGGAAATCCTTAATAGTAAATCCGGATGCGAATTGGAACCGAAAAACTTCAACCGAAAAATCTTACTATCTTGATACTTACATGGCAAAGAATCTTTACAGGTTTTACTGCCCCTTAAGCAGTGAATACAATTATGAAACATGGGGTCAGAACAGACGAGTAACCTATGTTTATCTTTTTCCATTAGACTACAATAAAAAAGTCCCCTTAAAAACAGATGATTATTACAACACAGGTTTAAAGACAGTGTTTAACACCTATAATCTGTTCAATGCAAAACAATTCTGGCAAGCCCCATATTGA
- a CDS encoding fibronectin type III domain-containing protein produces MISFISNACTTATFPYSENFDAGNGNFIFENSTQNNQWVYGVAAGNPPNAIYISNNYGLSNNYDVTRASIVHTYRNIAIPAGITICKLSFDWKAGGENVQDRLRVWLVPLFFTPAAGANITAGLGRIQVGNDFNQKTTWQTYLNNNLDLSSFAGTTMRLVFEWTNNGSGGMQPPASIDNIFLSAACREPVGMSASATTPNMGTLNWTAPSPAPANGYEYYLTPTNVAPNAGTNPTGTSGGTSVNLTTLSSNTTYYWWLRSVCSPNDKSVWVPGPSFTTPKCSTAAPTVTVSGITYNSASISWPENGGASSYIVRYRPVGTSNWISANVPVATAPANNIFNLPANLLPATLYEIEVAGVCDGTTGAYSHNEFLTKCDPAPPTFTVNNITANSALITWSFAVNSNYVLRWRKVGVAGWPNPTISLPAAPANTYTLGGLDPSTTYEVQIASQCVGETTPNPYSNPKVFTTERTCELPPSGLTITQLFPTWAEIKWDPFPGATYVLKYRKVGVPSWTEVSTSNNVYTLTGLTELTKYEMQVANICHGTPGGYTPLYYFITPTVTYCKMQSGSSAAEHISKVTVKPSEKSVMENPSGASVYTDFTGTPKAFIEMVQGSADNEIIIEKKWTGTQYNEGVAVWLDFNRNGEFDINERVFVSPPNTSSPVSGKFSVPADAFVSLTSHKYVVMRVAMQRDGIPVNCIGFSNGEVEDYLVRIYKKPVVNPVDQTDILIYPNPVRTVLYVKNISKKAKYKIYNISGQLIAEGILLNNQINVSKLINSVYVIDINDNGKTVQKKFIKE; encoded by the coding sequence GTGATCAGCTTTATTTCAAATGCTTGTACAACCGCGACTTTCCCATATAGTGAGAACTTTGATGCAGGGAATGGGAATTTTATTTTTGAAAATTCTACACAGAATAATCAATGGGTGTATGGGGTTGCTGCCGGCAATCCGCCCAATGCTATTTATATATCAAATAACTATGGACTCTCAAATAACTATGATGTAACTAGAGCAAGCATTGTTCATACCTACAGGAATATTGCTATTCCGGCGGGAATTACTATTTGTAAGTTATCATTTGATTGGAAAGCTGGAGGAGAGAATGTACAGGACCGCTTAAGAGTATGGCTTGTCCCTTTATTTTTTACGCCGGCAGCAGGAGCTAATATTACGGCAGGATTAGGAAGAATTCAGGTGGGTAATGATTTTAACCAGAAGACTACCTGGCAGACTTATCTTAATAACAATTTAGATTTAAGCAGTTTTGCAGGCACAACCATGCGTCTGGTGTTTGAATGGACAAATAATGGCAGTGGCGGTATGCAGCCTCCGGCCTCTATAGACAATATTTTTCTCAGTGCGGCTTGTAGGGAGCCTGTCGGAATGTCTGCATCTGCAACAACGCCTAATATGGGTACCTTGAACTGGACAGCCCCTTCTCCGGCCCCTGCCAACGGGTATGAGTATTATCTTACCCCTACAAATGTTGCACCCAATGCAGGTACAAATCCAACAGGAACTTCAGGGGGTACTTCTGTAAACTTAACGACACTATCGTCTAATACTACCTATTATTGGTGGCTTCGTTCTGTATGTAGTCCGAATGATAAAAGCGTCTGGGTCCCAGGACCCAGCTTTACCACTCCGAAGTGCAGTACTGCTGCGCCAACAGTAACCGTAAGTGGGATTACTTATAATTCTGCCTCCATCAGCTGGCCTGAAAACGGAGGTGCATCTTCTTATATAGTAAGATACAGGCCTGTTGGTACCTCAAACTGGATTTCTGCAAATGTACCTGTAGCCACTGCACCGGCAAACAATATTTTTAATTTGCCAGCCAATTTGTTACCTGCTACTTTATATGAAATTGAAGTAGCTGGTGTATGTGACGGTACAACGGGGGCATATTCTCACAATGAATTTTTGACAAAATGTGACCCTGCACCGCCGACATTTACAGTTAATAATATTACAGCAAATTCAGCATTGATTACATGGTCATTTGCAGTAAACTCTAACTATGTGTTAAGATGGAGAAAAGTGGGGGTTGCAGGCTGGCCAAATCCAACTATTTCTCTGCCGGCTGCTCCTGCCAATACCTATACTCTTGGTGGTTTAGATCCCTCTACTACATATGAGGTTCAGATTGCCAGTCAGTGTGTTGGAGAAACGACTCCAAATCCGTACTCGAATCCTAAAGTGTTTACTACGGAAAGAACTTGTGAGCTTCCGCCTTCCGGATTAACGATCACCCAGCTTTTTCCGACATGGGCAGAAATCAAATGGGATCCTTTCCCAGGGGCAACATATGTTCTGAAATATAGAAAAGTAGGTGTTCCAAGCTGGACGGAAGTCTCAACATCCAATAATGTTTATACATTAACAGGGCTGACGGAACTTACAAAATATGAAATGCAGGTAGCAAATATTTGCCATGGTACACCTGGCGGCTACACCCCTCTGTATTATTTTATAACCCCTACGGTAACCTATTGTAAGATGCAGTCAGGAAGCTCAGCAGCAGAGCATATTTCGAAAGTGACGGTTAAGCCAAGCGAAAAATCAGTTATGGAGAATCCTTCAGGAGCATCAGTATATACAGATTTTACGGGAACTCCCAAAGCGTTTATAGAGATGGTCCAGGGATCTGCCGACAACGAGATCATCATTGAAAAAAAATGGACCGGTACCCAGTATAATGAAGGGGTTGCAGTATGGCTTGATTTTAATAGAAATGGTGAATTTGATATCAATGAAAGGGTGTTTGTTTCCCCTCCGAATACATCCTCTCCTGTGTCAGGTAAATTTAGTGTACCTGCAGATGCTTTTGTAAGTTTAACCAGCCATAAATATGTGGTAATGAGGGTAGCCATGCAGAGAGATGGTATTCCTGTAAATTGTATTGGTTTTTCCAATGGAGAAGTTGAGGATTATTTAGTAAGGATTTATAAAAAGCCCGTTGTAAATCCTGTGGATCAAACTGATATCCTGATTTACCCAAATCCTGTAAGGACGGTATTGTATGTAAAAAATATTAGTAAAAAAGCTAAATATAAAATTTACAATATCTCCGGGCAGCTAATTGCAGAGGGCATTTTATTGAACAATCAAATCAATGTCAGTAAACTGATCAACAGTGTTTATGTAATTGATATCAATGATAATGGTAAAACTGTTCAGAAGAAATTTATAAAAGAATAA